In the genome of Limanda limanda chromosome 15, fLimLim1.1, whole genome shotgun sequence, one region contains:
- the LOC133020475 gene encoding SLAM family member 5-like yields MDRHSSSGPVTVLLLAALTSSVLGQSQPVYFEVCDSLVLTPPKHGSVITSVEWTHNRNLVVEWVENELEFFGSFKGRTELDKGTAQLTVHNATQSDTGEYKVEINNQLQSQVYKAAVIKKVPKPSVEVTPSCNHTSSNCTLTCQGDPAGTEPLTYSWRKDSGEWGPEQQSMDLLIDDVKTKVKQISCRMKNPISEEESYRLENPMYLEDAGSFFRVGLAVGITSTIIVGLLAGFGIWKREDIKKLFLADSETESSQEELYR; encoded by the coding sequence ATGGATAGACACTCGAGTTCCGGGCCCGTCACGGTGCTGCTGCTCGCCGCCCTCACGAGCTCCGTGCTGGGCCAAAGTCAACCGGTGTACTTTGAGGTCTGCGACTCCCTGGTCCTGACTCCTCCGAAGCACGGATCTGTCATCACCAGCGTTGAGTGGACCCACAACAGGAACCTGGTGGTGGAGTGGGTGGAGAATGAACTGGAGTTCTTCGGCTCGTTTAAAGGACGGACCGAACTGGACAAGGGCACCGCACAACTGACCGTCCACAACGCCACGCAAAGCGACACGGGAGAATACAAGGTGGAGATCaacaaccagctgcagagtcaagTGTACAAGGCTGCTGTGATCAAGAAGGTGCCCAAGCCCTCGGTGGAGGTGACCCCGTCATGCAACCACACATCCAGCAACTGTACCCTCACCTGTCAGGGAGACCCCGCCGGGACTGAGCCCCTCACCTACAGCTGGAGGAAGGACTCAGGTGAGTGGGGGCCGGAGCAGCAGAGCATGGACCTCCTCATCGATGATGTGAAGACGAAGGTAAAACAGATATCGTGCAGGATGAAGAACCCAATCAGCGAAGAGGAGAGCTACCGTCTCGAAAACCCAATGTACCTGGAGGACGCGGGATCTTTCTTTCGAGTCGGGCTGGCTGTAGGTATAACCTCCACCATCATAGTTGGGCTCTTGGCTGGATTTGGAATTTGGAAGCGAGAAGACATCAAGAAATTGTTCTTGGCAGATTCAGAAACTGAATCTTCACAGGAGGAGTTGTACaggtag